The Nostoc sp. 'Lobaria pulmonaria (5183) cyanobiont' genome window below encodes:
- a CDS encoding BON domain-containing protein, which yields MQKLTPFLISGLLIFGVAACDNASKTSESAPNNPNEAPQTPTAKTTQASQQDAQSEVRRNQANSDIRAREQRNNTTGGDTQRAKGDLASEVRSKLEVNIPKSQLTVNAADGGIVTVSGTVSNQQELAKIEKLAKQIKGVKSVVVKATVAAPKQ from the coding sequence ATGCAAAAGCTAACCCCCTTCTTAATTAGCGGCTTATTAATCTTCGGTGTTGCTGCTTGTGATAACGCTTCTAAAACAAGTGAATCTGCACCCAATAATCCTAATGAAGCTCCCCAAACACCGACTGCAAAAACAACACAAGCTTCTCAACAAGACGCACAAAGTGAAGTTCGCAGAAACCAAGCTAATTCTGATATCCGCGCCCGCGAACAGCGCAATAATACTACGGGTGGCGATACACAACGAGCCAAAGGTGACTTAGCAAGTGAAGTTCGCTCTAAGTTGGAGGTTAATATACCTAAGAGCCAACTAACAGTTAATGCCGCAGATGGTGGGATTGTGACTGTCTCAGGAACTGTCAGCAATCAGCAGGAGTTGGCTAAAATTGAAAAATTAGCTAAACAAATTAAAGGTGTCAAGAGTGTAGTTGTGAAAGCAACAGTTGCCGCACCAAAACAATAG